In Dyadobacter subterraneus, a single genomic region encodes these proteins:
- a CDS encoding M1 family aminopeptidase, translated as MSLLRFEISYHFKQITFLIAAILFFILGFLMTQGSFGGAEVHKNGPYVISFIISLLSIFLIFVSVLFCSSVVLRDKSSGMDALIFSTGISKSTYFSIKLAGLFFSVLIVMFLSAPGCLAGSLMLSESQRGGFEVMYYLQPLLLFGISNVLFCASFIFAAAMWTQNVSAVYVTGVFLFILYFTASIFGNSPLMATSSLKPGAPDLLSMLADPFGLNNFFGETKNWPVWRRNHDLYPLSGAFLANRLLWTATAFFLIFLGYTRFKFSLNAEKKSGKISAATAISQVVTYRWVAAEPSGPGYFFSALSSQLRLELIFLLRQRHFLVIAALWMFLYSVELKENVFHGPYDIRFYATTAVVIEQLLPMRLALLLLVFYASELIHREHITRMRALVFSSPMPNAVLFLAKTVSLAILIIMLISLNIIAGLSLQLISGSEHITFLPYLLLYYYAGFPLLLFSVLIIFIQAVIPNKYLGMLLSLLIVGISIFGKMLGIDLALLRFGSTPALVYSAMNGFGHSAKAFNGFMVMWTLFALLFGILTSRWWPDGTQDTWWKRIRAGIKSRNVLFKSAVTLIVLSIFCTGFYIMQKSEGVNLGEDAKNTIEWQKRYEQKYKPALTSPQPVITAVKINTDINPDEQRYTVRGTYTIKNESGVAIARLWIGVNPAIIVNNFGITEAFQKRFDKDFNQYFYELKKPLLPGAEMSIRFSLQVQRTGYRPFDSEHSVVSNGSYIELEKFLPFFGYNESFELQDKRTRVEYGLPPKTIPNSTDMRYHLVDFENIVSTNVDQQIVTVGTLQKSWKKEDRSYFHYKTPHPVTFMFALSSARYEVMEEKHGGTKFRIFYNSGQTKNLPALMRAMKDAISYGNTQFSKYPLQQITLAEIPAYRGSATAYPGVIFSNEKYNFLVDASDTSRVDFIYATTVHETAHQWWANQIIPQACAGYAFLTESLAKYTEAMLCEKRLGKMLLRKYLTADNELYFNMRNISGQKELPLNRTWEQAFVCYQKGGLAMYAIKEVLGEKRVNDALKRLIVRNTFLEKRSSPDDFINELNQDSTPFEKSMIQDHLKKVMIYDNRIKILSSRAIGQNKFKLQLLVTVQKMDETGLKTQKVPTNDLVDIAVFGSEEPTWNRRTKPIYFQKYHLIKPETVIEIVLDKIPKVAAVDPYGYLPDEDQKNNIVTF; from the coding sequence ATGTCTTTGCTTCGTTTTGAGATCAGTTATCATTTCAAACAAATTACTTTTTTGATAGCTGCGATTTTGTTTTTTATCCTTGGTTTTCTAATGACACAAGGCAGCTTTGGAGGAGCGGAAGTGCATAAAAACGGGCCTTATGTAATCAGCTTTATCATTAGCCTGCTGTCAATTTTTTTGATTTTTGTCAGTGTGCTGTTTTGCAGCAGCGTTGTGCTCAGAGACAAATCCTCCGGGATGGATGCGCTGATTTTTTCCACCGGGATCAGTAAAAGTACTTATTTCAGTATCAAGCTGGCTGGTCTGTTTTTTTCAGTTTTAATCGTTATGTTTCTCTCAGCACCAGGCTGTCTGGCTGGATCGCTAATGCTGTCAGAGAGCCAGAGGGGTGGGTTTGAAGTGATGTATTATTTGCAGCCACTTCTACTGTTTGGGATCTCGAATGTGCTGTTTTGTGCCAGTTTTATCTTTGCAGCCGCCATGTGGACGCAGAATGTGAGTGCCGTATATGTCACAGGGGTATTTCTATTCATTCTTTATTTTACAGCTTCTATTTTTGGCAATTCTCCTTTGATGGCTACTTCGTCCTTAAAACCTGGTGCCCCGGATTTATTATCAATGCTGGCAGATCCGTTCGGATTAAATAACTTTTTTGGCGAAACAAAAAACTGGCCGGTCTGGCGTCGAAATCATGATCTTTATCCATTAAGCGGTGCATTTTTAGCTAATCGGCTGCTTTGGACGGCGACGGCTTTTTTTCTGATTTTTCTTGGTTACACCCGTTTTAAATTTAGTTTAAACGCTGAGAAGAAGAGTGGCAAAATCAGCGCTGCAACTGCAATAAGTCAGGTAGTAACATACCGATGGGTTGCTGCGGAGCCTTCCGGACCAGGATATTTCTTTTCAGCGTTAAGCTCACAATTACGTCTGGAATTGATTTTTCTTCTCAGGCAAAGGCATTTTCTGGTTATTGCAGCACTTTGGATGTTTCTCTATTCAGTAGAGCTAAAAGAAAACGTGTTTCACGGACCTTATGACATTCGTTTTTATGCAACCACTGCGGTAGTGATCGAGCAGTTGTTACCAATGCGGCTGGCTTTACTGCTGCTTGTTTTTTATGCCTCGGAACTCATTCACCGCGAGCATATTACCAGAATGCGGGCGCTAGTTTTTTCTTCACCTATGCCCAATGCGGTTTTGTTTTTGGCAAAAACAGTTTCGCTGGCAATATTGATTATAATGCTGATCAGTTTGAATATCATCGCCGGACTTAGCTTGCAGTTGATTTCAGGTTCTGAGCACATAACGTTTTTGCCTTACCTGCTTTTATATTACTACGCCGGGTTTCCGTTGCTGTTATTCTCTGTACTGATCATTTTTATTCAGGCTGTCATTCCAAATAAATATCTGGGCATGCTGCTGAGCCTGCTCATTGTGGGAATTAGTATTTTCGGAAAAATGCTCGGAATTGATCTCGCTCTGCTACGATTCGGTTCAACACCTGCGCTTGTTTATTCTGCCATGAACGGTTTCGGACATTCAGCCAAAGCTTTTAATGGTTTCATGGTGATGTGGACGCTTTTCGCCTTGCTGTTTGGTATACTTACCTCGCGCTGGTGGCCGGATGGCACGCAGGATACCTGGTGGAAAAGGATCAGGGCCGGTATCAAATCCCGGAATGTGCTGTTCAAATCTGCCGTAACTTTGATTGTTTTGTCGATCTTTTGCACCGGTTTTTACATTATGCAAAAAAGTGAAGGTGTAAATCTGGGTGAGGATGCCAAAAACACGATTGAATGGCAAAAGCGGTATGAACAAAAATACAAGCCGGCATTGACTAGCCCGCAGCCTGTAATTACTGCTGTCAAAATTAATACTGACATTAACCCTGATGAACAGCGATACACCGTCCGGGGCACTTACACTATAAAAAATGAATCGGGAGTCGCAATTGCCAGACTTTGGATCGGTGTTAATCCTGCGATAATTGTGAATAATTTCGGTATTACTGAGGCGTTTCAAAAAAGGTTTGATAAAGATTTTAATCAATACTTTTATGAATTAAAGAAGCCGCTTTTGCCCGGAGCAGAAATGTCTATCCGCTTTTCACTCCAGGTCCAGCGGACGGGTTACAGACCTTTTGATAGTGAACATTCGGTCGTCAGTAACGGAAGTTATATTGAACTGGAAAAATTTCTGCCGTTTTTCGGATATAATGAAAGTTTTGAGCTGCAAGATAAGCGCACGAGGGTAGAATACGGATTGCCGCCCAAGACAATACCAAATAGTACTGATATGCGCTATCACCTTGTAGATTTTGAAAACATTGTTTCAACAAATGTAGATCAACAAATAGTAACCGTTGGTACACTTCAAAAATCCTGGAAAAAAGAAGACAGAAGCTACTTCCACTATAAAACGCCACATCCCGTCACATTTATGTTTGCTCTGAGCAGTGCGCGGTATGAAGTGATGGAAGAAAAACATGGCGGTACAAAATTCCGGATTTTCTATAATTCCGGACAAACGAAGAACCTGCCAGCCTTGATGCGGGCTATGAAAGACGCCATCAGTTATGGAAATACGCAGTTCAGTAAATATCCGCTTCAACAGATCACATTGGCCGAAATTCCAGCTTATCGAGGCTCGGCAACAGCTTACCCCGGCGTAATTTTCAGCAATGAAAAGTATAATTTTCTTGTTGATGCCAGCGATACTTCACGCGTCGATTTTATCTATGCAACTACCGTTCATGAAACCGCGCATCAATGGTGGGCTAACCAGATCATTCCGCAAGCATGCGCAGGTTACGCGTTCCTGACAGAATCACTTGCCAAATACACAGAAGCGATGCTCTGCGAGAAGCGGCTGGGGAAAATGCTGCTTCGCAAATATCTCACGGCCGATAATGAGCTATATTTCAATATGAGAAATATCTCGGGTCAAAAAGAGCTGCCATTAAACAGAACATGGGAGCAGGCTTTTGTCTGTTACCAGAAAGGTGGTTTGGCAATGTACGCCATCAAGGAAGTTTTGGGTGAGAAAAGGGTGAATGACGCGCTCAAAAGACTTATTGTCCGTAATACATTTTTGGAGAAGAGATCATCACCTGACGATTTTATCAATGAATTAAATCAGGATTCAACCCCGTTTGAAAAGAGCATGATCCAGGACCATTTAAAAAAGGTAATGATCTATGACAACCGGATTAAAATTCTTTCATCCAGGGCGATCGGTCAAAATAAGTTCAAGCTCCAATTGCTGGTTACTGTTCAAAAAATGGATGAAACCGGTTTGAAAACGCAGAAGGTGCCAACCAATGATCTGGTAGATATTGCGGTATTCGGATCAGAAGAACCGACCTGGAACAGGCGCACAAAACCCATCTATTTTCAGAAGTACCATTTGATAAAACCTGAAACAGTAATTGAAATTGTATTGGACAAAATCCCGAAAGTCGCAGCGGTTGATCCTTACGGATATTTACCCGATGAAGATCAGAAAAATAATATCGTCACTTTTTGA
- a CDS encoding sensor histidine kinase, with translation MINKIEKARYFSDKVDFFIYLGLLLWIAIIETLNTAGSWQTYVSCAGSLLISQGPVLFFTWKEQDWKTTFTKEKYRTYQIAYFGIYLPLLALGSSLMLDGKTQIWEVVLLGTVCTLFLKMILLANNYYVRRISAANWVRRLSLEKAILISITFIAVMLSAMAVSSLDNPLYDTEKQLLIGFEFNLAKVLTNFLTFLSYSGQLLIMYLCGYFFFLINSRILVAKILKEKGVLFYILSSLALIGIFYPAMGQLLSILPFSKRLGGMFSQNPFVWENAFGAIIILLISLPVLLAAQWSRQNTLIVSLEKEKAEAELDLLKQQLNPHFFFNTLNNLYALSLQKSEETPEVILQLSDLMRYVIYKAKDPYVKIEEEIQYLKDYLQLQSIRLSEKFDLKLDIDIKNANFLIAPLVLVVFIENAIKHGIEAADANAFLEVVIKSEGQKLYFICENSFEPEPENNAGIGLNNLQKRLELLYPGKYLLKIKKENTIFRVELELENYEYALPDR, from the coding sequence ATGATCAACAAGATTGAGAAAGCGAGGTACTTTTCAGACAAAGTGGACTTTTTTATTTATCTGGGCCTTTTGCTTTGGATTGCCATCATCGAAACACTAAATACCGCAGGAAGCTGGCAAACCTATGTTTCCTGCGCAGGTTCACTTTTGATCTCTCAAGGGCCTGTTTTATTCTTTACCTGGAAAGAACAGGACTGGAAAACAACTTTCACCAAGGAAAAATATCGTACTTACCAGATAGCCTACTTTGGGATTTATCTTCCATTACTGGCGCTGGGCAGCAGCCTTATGCTTGACGGGAAAACCCAAATTTGGGAGGTGGTACTGCTCGGCACCGTTTGCACATTATTCCTGAAAATGATCCTCCTTGCCAACAATTACTACGTTCGCAGAATATCAGCTGCGAACTGGGTTAGGCGGTTGAGCCTTGAAAAAGCGATACTAATTTCCATTACATTTATTGCAGTAATGCTCTCAGCCATGGCGGTTTCAAGTCTGGACAATCCCTTATACGATACTGAAAAACAGCTGCTGATCGGGTTTGAATTTAATCTGGCAAAAGTACTTACCAACTTTCTTACATTCCTCAGCTATTCCGGCCAGCTGCTGATTATGTATCTGTGCGGCTATTTTTTCTTTCTGATCAACAGCAGGATTCTGGTTGCCAAAATATTAAAGGAGAAAGGGGTACTATTTTATATTTTGAGTTCTTTGGCTTTGATTGGTATTTTCTATCCTGCTATGGGGCAACTGCTTTCGATTCTTCCTTTCAGCAAACGACTGGGTGGCATGTTTTCCCAGAATCCTTTTGTCTGGGAAAATGCATTTGGTGCAATCATAATTTTGCTCATAAGTCTTCCGGTACTTCTGGCAGCGCAGTGGTCCCGACAAAACACGCTGATTGTTTCGTTGGAAAAAGAAAAAGCCGAGGCGGAACTAGACCTTTTAAAACAGCAGCTCAACCCCCATTTTTTCTTCAACACTCTTAATAATTTGTATGCATTGAGTTTGCAAAAGTCTGAGGAGACGCCTGAGGTAATTCTGCAATTGTCTGATTTAATGCGGTATGTGATTTATAAAGCCAAAGATCCATATGTCAAAATAGAAGAAGAGATACAATATTTAAAGGATTATCTCCAACTGCAATCAATCCGGTTAAGCGAGAAATTTGATCTTAAATTGGATATTGATATCAAAAATGCAAATTTTTTGATTGCCCCCCTTGTACTCGTAGTCTTTATTGAAAATGCGATCAAACATGGAATTGAAGCTGCTGACGCCAATGCATTTTTAGAAGTTGTTATAAAATCAGAAGGTCAGAAATTGTACTTTATCTGTGAAAATTCCTTTGAACCGGAACCTGAAAACAATGCAGGAATTGGGCTAAACAATTTGCAAAAACGTCTTGAACTCTTGTATCCTGGTAAGTACCTGCTTAAAATCAAAAAAGAAAATACTATTTTCAGGGTAGAGCTGGAATTGGAAAATTATGAATATGCGTTGCCTGATCGTTGA
- a CDS encoding ABC transporter ATP-binding protein has translation MQRLEITQLTKTYPNGVKALDNISLEISNGMFGLLGPNGAGKSSLMKILATLLLPDSGKVFFDGTDIGQNQHFLRSRLGYLPQDFGIYPKISAVDLLDHLAVLKGITQKKERREQVAALLQQTNLYESRKQSVSSFSGGMRQRFGIAQALLGNPQLIIADEPTAGLDPLERNRFHDLLSEIGEQVVVLLSTHIVEDVHDLCPEMAVLMKGKLVLKGKPASLTEKLRGQVWQKTVSKGALASLQESSHVISTRFIGGQIQVHILSTTQPDSGFQMIDPGLEDVYFATLFGAQRPGKGKSVC, from the coding sequence ATGCAACGACTTGAAATCACTCAACTTACCAAAACTTACCCTAATGGCGTAAAGGCGCTCGACAATATTTCTTTGGAAATCTCCAATGGGATGTTTGGGCTGCTTGGGCCAAATGGCGCAGGTAAATCTTCACTGATGAAAATACTGGCCACGTTACTGCTGCCCGATAGCGGAAAGGTGTTTTTTGACGGAACCGATATTGGCCAAAACCAGCATTTTTTAAGAAGCAGGCTTGGATATCTTCCTCAGGATTTTGGTATTTACCCTAAAATTTCTGCGGTAGATTTGCTTGACCATCTCGCTGTTTTAAAAGGGATTACGCAAAAAAAAGAACGCAGAGAGCAAGTCGCTGCATTGTTGCAGCAAACCAATTTGTATGAAAGCCGGAAACAGTCAGTCAGCAGTTTTTCTGGCGGCATGCGACAGCGGTTTGGGATTGCGCAGGCTTTGCTTGGTAACCCGCAGCTGATCATTGCCGACGAACCTACGGCCGGACTTGACCCGCTGGAACGCAACCGTTTTCATGACTTGTTAAGTGAGATCGGCGAGCAAGTGGTGGTTTTATTATCGACTCACATTGTAGAAGACGTGCACGATCTGTGCCCCGAAATGGCCGTGCTCATGAAAGGAAAGCTGGTTTTGAAAGGGAAACCTGCATCACTTACTGAAAAATTACGTGGCCAGGTATGGCAAAAAACTGTCAGTAAAGGCGCCCTGGCCAGCTTGCAGGAAAGCAGCCATGTCATCTCGACAAGATTTATCGGCGGACAGATCCAGGTTCATATCCTGTCAACAACCCAGCCGGATTCCGGTTTTCAAATGATTGACCCAGGCCTGGAAGATGTTTACTTTGCCACGCTATTCGGTGCGCAGCGGCCGGGAAAGGGGAAGTCGGTATGTTAA
- a CDS encoding FadR/GntR family transcriptional regulator, giving the protein MEDIFQNIKSIDTSSLVDKVESNLIELFIQQNFKVGDSIPKELELAQSLGVSRTVVREAMLRLRLMGLIESKKHRGAVITSPDLVSILQKSMNPKILDDNTLKEIFEMRLSLEIGMADFIMERVTAEDIAALKVLVANEPSSSDRMLFQIEHEIAFHGKLYEITRNETMKKFQHLLLPVFDYVHKSGLLRKYAANSNFVSHQGLVEIIENGNPEKLRNAMRNHLENHFARLFE; this is encoded by the coding sequence ATGGAAGATATCTTTCAAAATATCAAAAGCATCGATACAAGCTCACTGGTTGACAAGGTGGAGAGCAATCTGATCGAGCTGTTTATACAGCAGAATTTCAAGGTGGGTGATTCCATTCCAAAAGAATTGGAACTTGCGCAGTCGCTGGGTGTAAGCCGGACTGTTGTCAGGGAAGCTATGCTGCGTCTGAGACTGATGGGCCTTATTGAATCTAAAAAACACCGGGGCGCTGTAATTACCAGTCCGGATCTGGTTTCGATTCTTCAAAAAAGTATGAACCCAAAGATTCTTGATGATAACACACTGAAAGAAATTTTTGAAATGCGGCTTTCTCTAGAAATTGGTATGGCCGATTTTATTATGGAGCGTGTGACAGCAGAAGATATCGCGGCTTTGAAAGTACTTGTGGCGAATGAGCCATCGTCATCCGACCGCATGCTTTTTCAGATCGAACACGAAATTGCCTTTCATGGTAAGCTTTACGAAATAACGCGTAATGAAACCATGAAGAAGTTTCAGCACTTGCTCCTGCCGGTTTTTGACTATGTTCATAAAAGCGGATTGCTTCGCAAATATGCGGCAAATTCAAATTTTGTATCGCATCAGGGACTTGTAGAAATTATTGAAAACGGAAATCCGGAGAAACTACGAAACGCCATGCGAAACCATTTGGAAAATCACTTCGCACGGTTGTTTGAATAA
- a CDS encoding SusC/RagA family TonB-linked outer membrane protein: MKLNTTRLKVLLSLTGILFAMLLEAQPVRILTGTVVSGDDKLPLPNVTVLLKGKNVAVETSVDGVYSIQAGSGDLIQFRMVGYVMQEVPAGSAQKLDIVLQPDVSSLNEVVVTGYGSSSRTKITSSIAKLDSKVLETGMRSNPAQALAGTIAGVRVSTATGRPGSIPTITLRGGTNFDGSGSPLIVVDGQVRASLADINPDDIESMEVLKDASATAIYGARASNGVILITSKRGKSGSSSITFKSKTGFNFLNTPYDYLNAGDYIKWTRLGVVEAIKNGVTTSSLLNGVGPRGTGNLYKDANGVILDGNYDSRAIWSTMRLTDENRELLSSNDGWKTMKDPVKTNAAGAYDPNGTNADLIYKDFNYGDYAFKSPAISQDYNIGMNGGNEKGGYYANLGYYNEDGLSLGTFYRRLTFTLNGDYKIKSWLKSESSLSFARANWRDQTLQNGEANYWGRMLSAPPTMRGTNAKGELILGRDASDGNPAINFDKYKRNNQSDKFTLGQSFKVDFNNDLFFKIGGIIMYDESVAESFNKDFRIGIMSLTNPNTGWNRDRATSAGFDRTIRQTYNAVLNYKKAFLAKNDIDAMAGFEYYDEANKGFTAAGKLAPTDDFQDLALTVSDANTRTIDSYHSQERIISAFGRLNYDYDGKYLASFTVRRDGYSRLIGDNQFGTFPAFSAGWLLHKENFMASTQKWLSFMKVRASYGKNGNIGIGTNNGIGVYELQGAYSSQTAYNGTIGFLQTGIANPNLKWEKSNTLEGGVEMGFFGNRITTNIAVYNRVTTDKIASVILPTSSGISSIRTNNGSMRNRGVELEGIFKVVQKKDFTVQVGANGAWNKNLVLKLPFNGNENNRQGGQRIYDPKSGKVIWAGGLQQGQEYGEIYGYVSDGIIRTAEDLAKYNKIDIAAGEVQYGGSAGKRVASAALISSQNLNKSTYISTQLGDMMWKDMDKNDTIDTRDMVSLGRTIPRWTGGFNTTVRWKNFSLFARMDFALGHKQMDFQQMWSLGSFQGEFNATQLVKDTWTPENPNAKYPRYTWADQLNAKNFDRPSSMFWVNSSYLAFREVSLSYTVPASLLQKAKIAGLTFTATGQNLGYVTNKMLSLPERTGSQNSAYTIPTTLILGANFTF; encoded by the coding sequence ATGAAATTAAATACTACCCGATTAAAAGTGCTTCTCAGCCTGACGGGGATCTTATTTGCTATGCTCTTGGAGGCCCAGCCGGTCAGGATCCTTACCGGTACGGTCGTGTCTGGTGATGACAAGCTGCCGCTCCCGAATGTTACCGTTCTGCTAAAAGGAAAAAATGTGGCGGTTGAAACATCTGTTGATGGAGTTTATTCAATTCAAGCCGGCAGCGGTGATCTGATTCAGTTCAGAATGGTAGGTTATGTGATGCAGGAAGTTCCGGCCGGCAGCGCCCAAAAACTGGATATCGTTTTGCAGCCGGATGTTTCTTCGCTTAATGAAGTTGTGGTAACGGGTTACGGTTCCAGCAGCCGGACCAAGATCACTTCATCCATTGCCAAGCTGGATTCCAAAGTGCTTGAAACAGGTATGCGCTCGAATCCTGCTCAGGCACTGGCAGGTACGATTGCCGGTGTACGCGTGTCAACGGCAACGGGTCGTCCGGGTTCTATCCCGACCATCACTTTGCGCGGCGGTACCAATTTCGATGGAAGCGGGAGTCCGCTGATTGTGGTGGACGGGCAGGTAAGAGCATCGCTTGCCGATATTAATCCGGACGATATAGAAAGTATGGAAGTATTAAAAGATGCCTCTGCAACAGCGATTTACGGTGCCAGAGCCAGTAACGGCGTTATTCTAATCACCTCAAAAAGAGGAAAGTCAGGATCTTCATCCATCACTTTTAAATCTAAAACCGGTTTTAATTTTCTCAACACTCCCTACGATTATCTGAATGCGGGTGATTATATCAAATGGACCAGGCTTGGGGTAGTCGAAGCGATCAAAAATGGTGTGACTACTTCTTCACTATTAAACGGCGTGGGTCCGCGTGGTACAGGAAATCTTTACAAGGATGCAAACGGGGTAATTCTGGATGGAAATTATGATTCCCGGGCAATTTGGAGCACGATGCGCCTGACGGACGAAAACCGCGAATTGCTCAGTTCCAATGACGGCTGGAAAACGATGAAAGATCCGGTGAAAACCAATGCCGCAGGAGCCTATGACCCCAATGGAACGAATGCAGATCTGATCTACAAGGATTTTAATTATGGTGATTATGCCTTCAAATCACCGGCCATTTCTCAGGATTATAATATTGGTATGAATGGCGGGAATGAAAAAGGAGGTTATTATGCCAATCTGGGTTATTATAACGAGGACGGGCTTTCGCTAGGCACATTTTACCGACGCCTGACTTTTACTTTAAACGGTGATTACAAAATCAAAAGCTGGCTCAAATCAGAAAGCAGCCTGTCTTTTGCCCGGGCCAACTGGCGGGATCAAACACTGCAAAACGGCGAAGCCAATTACTGGGGAAGAATGCTTTCTGCACCGCCAACCATGCGCGGTACAAACGCAAAAGGCGAACTGATTTTGGGTCGTGATGCCAGCGATGGAAATCCGGCGATCAATTTTGATAAATATAAAAGAAACAACCAGTCGGATAAATTTACGCTCGGGCAATCTTTCAAGGTTGATTTTAATAATGATCTGTTTTTTAAGATCGGCGGGATTATCATGTATGATGAATCGGTAGCTGAATCTTTCAATAAGGATTTCAGGATTGGAATCATGAGCCTTACGAATCCGAACACAGGCTGGAACCGCGACCGGGCAACTTCTGCCGGTTTTGACCGAACCATCCGGCAGACCTACAATGCGGTTTTAAATTACAAAAAAGCATTTTTAGCTAAAAATGATATCGATGCCATGGCCGGCTTTGAATATTATGATGAAGCAAATAAAGGTTTTACGGCAGCAGGTAAACTGGCTCCAACAGATGATTTTCAGGATCTGGCTCTGACGGTCAGTGATGCCAATACCCGCACGATTGATTCTTATCACAGTCAGGAGCGCATCATTTCAGCATTTGGTCGTTTGAATTACGATTACGACGGAAAATATCTCGCTTCATTTACAGTGCGCAGAGACGGTTATTCAAGATTAATTGGAGATAACCAGTTCGGCACATTTCCAGCTTTCTCGGCGGGATGGCTTCTGCATAAGGAAAACTTTATGGCTTCAACACAAAAATGGCTTTCGTTTATGAAGGTACGTGCGAGCTATGGGAAAAACGGAAACATCGGAATTGGAACAAATAACGGGATCGGTGTATATGAATTGCAGGGTGCTTACAGTTCACAAACCGCCTACAACGGAACCATCGGATTTTTGCAAACCGGAATTGCCAATCCTAATTTGAAATGGGAGAAAAGTAATACGCTGGAAGGAGGCGTGGAAATGGGTTTTTTCGGAAACCGCATTACTACCAATATCGCCGTTTATAACCGGGTTACGACAGACAAAATTGCCAGTGTGATCCTTCCAACTTCCTCGGGAATTTCAAGTATTCGTACCAATAACGGAAGTATGCGCAACCGGGGCGTTGAACTGGAAGGTATATTTAAAGTAGTTCAAAAAAAGGATTTTACCGTGCAGGTGGGTGCGAACGGTGCATGGAATAAAAACCTTGTTTTAAAACTGCCATTCAACGGAAACGAAAATAACCGTCAGGGCGGGCAGCGGATTTACGATCCGAAATCCGGAAAGGTGATTTGGGCCGGTGGCTTGCAGCAGGGACAGGAATATGGTGAAATTTATGGTTATGTAAGTGATGGTATAATTCGTACCGCCGAAGATCTGGCCAAGTATAACAAAATTGATATCGCGGCCGGAGAAGTTCAATATGGCGGTTCTGCCGGAAAAAGAGTGGCAAGCGCGGCGCTGATCTCGTCACAAAATTTAAACAAATCCACCTACATTTCCACCCAGCTTGGGGATATGATGTGGAAGGATATGGATAAGAACGATACGATCGATACCCGCGATATGGTTTCGCTGGGAAGAACCATTCCACGGTGGACAGGAGGATTTAACACAACGGTGCGCTGGAAAAATTTCTCGCTTTTCGCCCGTATGGATTTTGCTTTGGGACATAAACAAATGGATTTTCAGCAGATGTGGTCGCTGGGTAGTTTTCAGGGAGAATTTAACGCTACCCAGCTTGTCAAAGATACCTGGACTCCTGAAAATCCAAATGCAAAATATCCCCGCTACACCTGGGCAGATCAGCTGAATGCCAAAAACTTTGACCGACCTAGCAGCATGTTCTGGGTGAATTCTTCTTACCTGGCTTTCCGCGAAGTTTCCCTGAGTTATACCGTGCCTGCATCTTTGCTTCAAAAAGCAAAAATCGCCGGGCTCACCTTCACGGCCACGGGGCAGAACCTTGGTTATGTTACCAACAAAATGCTGAGCCTTCCAGAGCGGACCGGCTCGCAAAACAGCGCTTATACTATTCCTACAACCCTTATTCTTGGAGCCAATTTTACTTTTTGA
- a CDS encoding LytR/AlgR family response regulator transcription factor: protein MNMRCLIVDDEPLAHEVILAYMADIPFLEIVGQCYLATEALTVLNNQSIDLIFLDIRMPKLNGLDFIRTLQQRPLVIVTSAHEGHALESFELEVCDYLLKPFRFDRFLKAANRAQTQFNLRKQNTNTLSHDEVKPISDPAHIYIKSDKKLVKVLVDEICYFESLGNYVKVWNDQNFLLTPRTLSSFEELLPADSFIRIHKSFILNKKFVHYIEGNTIHLKNGKELPVGKNYRQLLLNGSLLIS from the coding sequence ATGAATATGCGTTGCCTGATCGTTGATGATGAACCACTTGCACATGAAGTGATCCTCGCTTACATGGCCGATATCCCGTTTCTTGAAATTGTGGGACAATGTTATTTGGCCACAGAGGCGCTGACTGTTTTAAACAACCAGTCCATAGATTTAATTTTTCTCGATATCCGGATGCCAAAACTAAACGGGCTTGATTTTATAAGAACTTTGCAGCAACGCCCGCTTGTTATTGTGACCTCTGCCCACGAGGGACATGCCTTGGAAAGTTTTGAGCTGGAAGTATGTGACTATCTGCTTAAACCGTTTCGCTTCGATCGCTTTCTTAAAGCTGCAAACCGCGCACAGACCCAATTTAATTTGCGTAAACAAAACACAAATACTTTGTCGCATGATGAAGTTAAACCAATTTCCGATCCAGCGCATATTTATATCAAATCCGACAAAAAACTTGTAAAAGTACTGGTGGATGAAATCTGCTACTTTGAAAGTTTGGGAAATTATGTGAAGGTCTGGAATGATCAGAATTTTCTGCTGACACCCCGCACATTAAGCAGTTTTGAAGAGCTGTTACCGGCTGATTCCTTTATCCGTATCCATAAATCCTTCATTCTCAATAAAAAATTTGTCCACTACATTGAAGGAAATACAATACATCTGAAAAATGGGAAAGAATTGCCGGTGGGTAAAAATTACCGGCAATTGCTCTTGAACGGCTCATTACTTATTTCTTAA